CTTTCCCTCTTTTTGAAGACTGGATCGCGGCAGCAAATGCTTCTAAAACACCTTTCGTTTTACCATTAATAATAACAGTAAGCGGTTCCTCATATAGGGCTCCACTCGTTTTATATTCTTTAACTTCACCATGTTTATTTTTCACTTTAAAAATAACTTGCTTATCAATAAATAGTGTACATAGCTTATGGATCTCTTCGACATTATTAGTATAGGTGTTTCTAATATCAATAATAAAATTCTGGGCTCCTTTAAGCTTTAATTCTTCGACGACCTTAATTAATTCTTCACTTATGTGATCTTTAATAGAAGAAATAGCTATATAGCCAATATTCCCTTCTATAAGCTCATAGTCGATACTTTTAATATCAATAACCTCTGCTTTTAGATTGACATTTCTTTCTTGATGCCCATCATTCTCTTGAACTAAATAAGTTACTTCTTCCTCTCCAGTATAAGTAAGTTTTTTATAGAGATCTCCCTCATTAGATAACATCACCTTGATCCCATCAATCTCAGTAATCTTATCTCCCTGCTTAACCTTTTTAACTGCGGCTGGTGAGTTAGGTATTATATCTGTAACAATAATATAGCGTCCATTTAATCCCCATTCAAATAGAATGCCTGTACCTATATATTTGCCTTCTTCTAGTACCTGTTGCTTCTTAAATGCTTCTTCGTCTAAGTATCTTGTAAATGGATCCTCAAGGCCGCTTATATACCCTGCATAAATACTATCTTCAATTTTTTTGTTATCTAGTTCACCTAGATAACTTTTATTTAAAAGCTTACTGATTTGGTTCATTTTGAGCTGTGAATATTTAGATTTTATCATGTTCTTTGTACAACCTATGGTCATTACTATAAGTGTTATACCTAAAATTCCGCAGCTTACTGCCTTTAAGAGATGCTTATATTTCAACTGTGTCTCTCCTTATGCTATAATGTTTTTACCATTGTATATCTTTTTAATTCAGGGATCAACCTTTGTTTGATAATAAACAAAAGCACACCTTATACTTATTATATGAGTTGTGCTTTTCTTTATGTTATTTCTTTATGTAATTCCATGGATTAGTATGTGCACCATTTTTTCTAACTTCAAAATGGAGGTGATTACCGGTTGAATAACCTGTACTTCCAATCCCTGCAACTTTTTGCCCCTTTTTTACTGTTTGTCCTACACTTACAGCCAGTGATGAGTTATGTCCATATAGAGTAACTAGTCCACTTCCGTGATTAATCATAATTGTATTACCATACCCATTGATCCATCCTGAAGCTATCACAACCCCATCTGCAGCAGCTACTACCGAAACACCATAAGGGGCAGGAATATCTATACCTGAATGAAATTCATATTTCCCTGATATTGGGTTGGTTCTCGGATTATATTCTGAACTAATACGATAGTGTCCAGGCACAGGCCATGCAAATGCTCCGCCTGCATATTTAATTGTACTTAGTTCTGTAAGTCTTTTAATTTCTTGCTCTAATTTTTTAGATATTTCCTGCATCTCTTTAATTTGTGCTTGTAACTTTTCTTCTTTCCCTGCAAGTTCGAAGAGGGCTTTATTTTTGTTAGATCTAGCCGCTGATAGTTCTCCTTTTTTAGCTACTTGCTCTTTATAGAGTAGATCCAGCTCCGCTTTTTCTTCTTCTATGTCTGCTTTTTTTAGATCTATTGCTTCTACTTGCTTTTGATAAGAATCTATGAGTTCATTATCCTGCTTAGATATTCTTTTAATGTATTCCAATCTATTTATCGCTTCCCAGAAATTATCTGAGGAAAAAACAACTTGAATATAACCGATTTTTTGATTTTTATACATTTGAACCATCCGTGCCTTTGTTGCACTATATTGCTTATCCTTTTTATTAATAGCTTTTTCTAGATCTTCTTCACTTTTTTTTAGCTGTACTTGTTTTTCACCTAAGCTTGTTTCTAAATTTAGTATTCTATCTTCAATATTAATAATCTGGTGGTCTACTTGCTGAATATCTTTGCGAATATTTTCTTTTTGTGCAACGGTATTTTCTAATGCTTTTTTCGTATTTTCAATGCTTTCCTTTGTATTATTAAGTTGATTTTTTTTATTGCCTAAACTGGATGCATAGACAGGTGTGAGTAAAAGCATTAAAGTTAAGAATAAGGCTATTTTCTTTCTCATAACTTCTCTCCTTTTATACCTTTAAGTGTTTGTGGATAGCCATACCGCTTCCAACAAATCCAATACCTGTTCCTATAGACATACAAATAGGAATTAAGGCTCTCATAATATCTGAGGTTTCTTTTAATGTCAAACCATTTAACATTCCCATTAAATTTGTAATCAGCATTTCGCTCAGCCAGCTATAACTTAATATAATTATAATAATAGATAGGAGTGCCCCGATGGCCCCTATAACTAATCCCTCTATTAAAAAAGGTAACCTTATAAACCAATCGGTTGCACCTATATATTTCATGATATTAATTTCTTTTCTTCTAATATAGACAGTCAGCTTAATGGTATTAGTCATCAGCAGCAGACCTACTACAATAAGACATCCAATAATAATAAGAGAAATCGTATTAATTGTATTATTAATTTTCATAAACATTGCTGTTTCTTTTTGCAAATATCTTACTTCAAGCTCAGCAATACTGCTTAGAGCTTGTACCACTTGAGACTGATATTCAATATCGGTAACATTTATTTCAAAAGATGCAGGTAGTGGATTATCCTGTACAAAGTCATTAAATATTGAATCATCTTTACTTCCTTCACTAAAAGACTTCAGGGCATCTTCTTTAGAAATATAATTTACCTCCGCCACGTAGGGTATATTTTCTACCTGGCTTTTTAACTGTAGTATTTCGTTACCTAGTATACCCTCTTTAACATAAGCTGTTATCCCAAATTTAATTTCCAGTTGTTTAAGCATATAATCAACATTGGTAACAATTGAGTAGGACATACCAAGTATTAGGAGACAAAGCACAATAGTTCCTGCGGATGCAAGGGCCATAACTCTGTTTTTCCAAAGCCCTACAATACCCTCCTTAAACAAATACTTGAGAGTACTCAATTTCATCATCATAGCCCCCCTCATACATATCTTTTGTTACCGAACCATTCGTTATTTCAATAACTCTTTTCTTTAGGGTGTTAACAATCTCGCGTTCATGTGTCGCCATAACGATAGTTACACCTCTTTTATTAATGTCCTGTAGACAATTCATAATCTCCCAAGAAGTAGCAGGATCTAAATTTCCTGTTGGCTCATCGGCTATGAGGATAGGACTGTTATTAACTATTGCACGGGCAAGGGCTGTTCTTTGCTGCTCTCCTCCAGATAACTCATCCGGATAACATCTTGCTTTTCTGGCAAGACCAACAAGCCCTAATGTAATGGGCACATTTTTTCTTATTTCTCTGCCTGTAGCCCCTACTATCTGCATAGCAAAGGCAACATTTTCATAAACAGTTTTATTAGGCAGCAGCCTAAAGTCTTGAAAAACAATCCCAATATCTCTTCTGAGGTACGGTATTTGTCTTCTTTTCAACTTCGTTATATCTTTATTATTAATTATAATCTTTCCATGACATGGCTCTATTTCTTTTAGAAGCAGCTTAAGTAACGTGGACTTCCCTGATCCACTGTTTCCCGTAATAAATACAAATTCTCCTTTTTCTATACTAATATTTGTATTGTTGAGTCCAACTGCTCCGTTTGAATAAGTTTTTGATACGTTCTGCAAGTAGATCATCACTTACCTCACTCATCTTCTACATTCTGTTTTGGCTTTGTCTTTCCATATAATCCATGTATTGACTTACCATAATTGTAATTTTAAAAACAATGGCATCATCAAATTGACGCAGATCGAGTCCTGTTGTTTTAAGAAGCTTATCCAGTCTGTAAACTAAGGTATTTCTGTGAATATAAAGCTGCCTTGATGTTTCAGATACATTAAGACTGTTTTCAAAAAACTTATTAACTGTCATAAGTGTTTCTTCATCAAAGCTATCTACGCGTTTCTCCTTGAGCACTTCTTTAATGAAGAGTTTGCATAAGGATAAAGGCAGCTGATAAATAATTCTTCCTATTCCCAGCTTAGCATAATGTGAAATATGACCTTCACAATTAAAGATCTTACCTACTTCTAAAGCCATTGTAGCTTCTTTATAAGAATTAGACACATCTTTAAGATCTGATACCACAGCCCCTACTGCCACATAAACCTTACTCATAGCTTCAGTACTTAGGGTATCATAAATCATTTTAGCATAGCCTTCTATTTCTGCTGCATCATCGGAGGTTACCTCTTTAACTAAAATCATATTTTTTTCATCTACTGCCGTAACGAAATCTCTCGTTTTATCAGGGAAAATATTTCTTAATATATCTGATATATTACTGTCTTTTTTCTCATTGCATTCAATTAAATACACAATGCGCTTAACATTGTTTTTGATATGAAGTTTTTTAGCTCTTGTATAAATATCTACAAGCAATAAATTGTCGAGTAATAAGTTTTTAATAAAGTTATCTCTGTCGAAGCGTTCTTTATAGGCTACTAATAAACTTTTTATCTGAAATGCAACAATTTTTCCAAGTTTATAAGCCTCATCATCCACACCGCTTACCGAAAGAATGTATTCAACAAGATATTCATCATATATTTTAAAATAATGTGATCCTTGCATTTCCTGACTTTCAGCTTGTGAATTAATAAAAGACTCAACTTGCGGTATATAATCTCCTATACTATTTTGAATCGTACTTACTACTACTTTAGATTCTGCATCTATAATGCAAAAGTCTCTGCGTGTTATTGTCTTTAGTCCATCTATTGTATTTTGTAAAATTTGATTAGAAATCACTTTAACCAGCTCCCAAATTTAAAAGATTTATACTTTCACTATCTTAAATACTATTTTATCCTATTTAGTAACAAAAAAAAAGCATAAGTTTAAAAAAACCTTGTAGTAAAAACTACAAGGTCATTTATTGTCACATATTAATCTTAATATTAGTTTGTAATTGTTAGTTGTGTATCTAAATCGAACACATGAATTTTTGTAGTATCCATAACAATTTTAATTGTATCATCAACAACTGCTTTGCAGCTTGTTTCAAAACGACCTGTTACATTATACCCTTCACAAACCATATAATAGTTCTTTTCAGAACCAAGAAGTTCCACTACTTCTACAGTAGCTGTTGCAACTGCATATTTTTCGTTTTCATTATCAACAAGAACTGATGGATCACTAATATGTTCAGGGCGAATTCCCATCATAACTTCTTTACCAACATAACCACCATCTAGTACTTTTTGTGCTTTCTCTTTTGGTAATTTTACTTCTGCCTTACCAAATGCAAGTACAACATCTTCACCGCGTTTAGCCACTTTAGCTTCAATCATGTTCATTTGTGGTGAACCCATAAATCCTGCAACGAATAAGTTGTTTGGCTGGCTATATAATTTAGAAGGTGAATCTACTTGTTGGATTACACCATCTTTTAACACAACGATACGTGTACCAAGTGTCATCGCCTCAACTTGGTCATGTGTAACATAAACAAATGTTGTTTGTAATCTATGGTGCATTTTAGAAATTTCTGTTCTCATCTGCACACGAAGTTTTGCATCTAGATTTGATAAAGGTTCGTCCATTAAGAATACTTTAGGCTCACGAACGATTGCACGACCCATGGCAACACGTTGTCTTTGTCCACCTGAAAGTGCTTTTGGCTTACGATCTAAACATTGATCAATATCAAGGATCTTCGCAGCTTCACGTACACGACGGTCAATTTCATCTTTTGGAGTTTTACGAAGCTTTAAACCAAATGCCATATTATCATATACTGTCATATGTGGATATAAAGCGTAATTTTGGAATACCATTGCAATATCACGGTCTTTTGGTGCTACATCATTACAAAGTTTATCACCAATCCAAAGTTCTCCGCTTGATATTTCTTCAAGTCCAGCTATCATACGTAATGTGGTAGACTTACCGCACCCTGATGGTCCTACAAATATGATAAATTCCTTATCCTCGATGTCTAAGTTAAAGTCTTTTACTGCCACAAAACCATTAGGATAACGTTTTTCAATATTTTTTAATTTTAAACCTGCCATAAGATTTTTCCCCCTTAGTTTGGATAAATTAATATCTCCTTGGACTTACTTAACTATACTATATTTCAAATATCTAGGCTATTGGCTATTTTTATAAAAACCCATATTTCAATTTAGCTAATAGTCCTAAAGCCCTATAAAGTACTGTCCACTAGCTCTAAAAATCTATTTTTACAGTTAAAATTCAGTTAAATTTGCATCATATTTTAGTCACTAATCTACATTCTACCTTAACCTATACACTATTCCTAAATTTTTTCTTTATTTTTCACTACTTTTTTTCTTCTTTGTTTAACATTACCTCTATTAGAAATTGAGGCAACACCATCATACGAGTAATCCGTGTCGGCTGCTTCATCAATCTATAAAACCATTCAAGTCCCGTTTTCTGGAAAAGAAGCGGTGCACGCTTTGCTACTCCAGCCATAACATCTAGGCTGCCACCAACTCCTATTAGTACCTTAACATGCTTTAATAAATGTTTATTTTCATCAATCCAAATTTCTTGTTTTGGTGCACCTAGGGCTACTAACAGAATATTAGCTTTTGACTTATTAATATCTTCTATAATATCAAAAGTTTCTTCTGGCTTAAAATAGCCATCATGTGTCCCTACAATTTGTATGCCGGGATATGTTATTGCCATTTGTTTTGCAGCTTCTTTTGCCACCCCCGGCTTACTCCCCAAAAAATAGTACTTATAGCCTTTCCCAGCTGCTTGTTTCATAGTATTTTGCACTAGGTCATAGCCCGCTACTCTTTCTTTTAAGATACCACCCTTACGTATTTTTGATGCAATAACTACGCCAATGCCATCCGGTACTACGAGGCTTGCCTTTTTTAAAATGGCAAACAGCTTCTCATTCTTCTTTGCCAACATAATAATTTCTGGATTTGGCGTAAATACAGTATGCACCTCGGGAGATGCAACAAATTGGCTGACCCGTGTGGCCGCTTCATTCATCGTTACATTATCAAATGGTACACCTAATACCTCTATTTTTTCTTGCATTGTATCCTCCTATAGTAACTGCCCCTTAATATATTCAACTGGCAAGTTAACTTTCTTCACCTGTATCTCATGCATGACTTTTAAATGCTTTCTTTGTTCACTTTGAGAACTTATTAATTTCTGGATCATATGAATAAGTTTATCTGGATTAATATGTGCTACATCTATGCAGTACGGCACTTGCATATCTTTCATAAAATCTGTTACTTTTGGGTCATACGCGAGTCCTATCATTGGTGTCTGCATTGCTGCGGCCATGATTAAGCTGTGTAGTCTCATACCTATTATAAACTCAAATGAGGCTGTATAACTAACAACTTCATCTATTGTAAGCATCTTATCTATAACAATTGCATGCTCTTTTAACCTAGCCCTCAGCTTATGCGCTACTTCTCTATCCTGTGCATAGTGCATAGGAATTAAATAGACTTTATAACCTTCTTGGATGACATACTGTAAGGCTTTTTCCAGACAGTCAATGATAGCCGATTCATCTTGCCATGGTCTAATATAAACACCTACTGCTTTTTCTACGCCTAGCAAGTCCTTTACATATTTATATACATGCTCACTTGGTTTTATGCCTAAAACTGGATCTGCTGCCACTATAATAGGCTTCTTAACACCAATGGCTTCCAGCACTTTTTTCGAATGATACTCTCTTACAAAAATTTGATCTACCTGATTTGCTACTTTTTTAATAAACCATTTATTCCATTTATGATTAATGGGGCCTATGCCTTGTGAATAAAAAACTACTCTTTTTTTATGCCAAAGCGCTATTTTAACAATCCCTAAATAATACGGAACTGTTTTTTGGCTAGTAATATCTTGCAGCAGACTTCCCCCTCCGCTTATTAGCAGATCACATGCTTTAATAGCTTTTATAATGGCTTTAATATCCCATCTATTAACAGTTTCTACATCATATAAAGCCTTAGTTTTTTCTGGGTTATTAGAAAGAACCGTAATATCTGTATCTTTGATAGATGCTCTTAGCAAAGATAAAATCGCAGAAAGTACTGCTTCGTCTCCTATATTATCAAACCCATAATAACCTGAAATAACTATTTTATTTGAATTCCCCATTTTTTTACCACCTTAATAAGTAGTTTTAAAATATAAATCATAATAGCTCCAATAATAAATCCTATAACAATCCCATAACCACTTCTAATAAGTGAAATCAAAACTGGCGTATGAATATGTGCGTACGTATTAACAAGTGAAACAGGTCCTATAGCCGCAAAGATTAAAAATGGCAGATATTTTTCTTTATACCCAAAAGCAATAAGGGCTATTAAGATTGGGTACCCAATCAAGAACTCTTTAGTACGCGGTCTAACACCAAGTATATTGTCTAAAAGCTGTCTGACCTGAAGTTCTAAACTTGATACTGAACCACCATTACCCGTTCTTGTTGTGTAAATAAGAAGCGCAATACCTACTATGCCTATGACTGCTACTGCTAAATAAGTGACTTTACTTGTTAATAGTTTCTTTATATAACTTATATCTAGTCCATGCTTTTTATAGAAGGTTATTGCTAGAATAAGTATAATCGGAATAATATGCGCAATCTTTACGCCAGCAAATACATCGATGCCAAGCCCAAAGCTTGTTCTTGAGATCGTTCCTATAATCGTTAATGCGCCACCAAAAGCAATGAAACATACCTTCAAAAATGCCGTTAATGTTTGCCCCATATTTTTAGGCTCTGAATCTATGGCAGTACTTACTGCATAAGTTGGAAATATTATAGCTCCAAATAATGCCATCATCTTTAACCCAAAAGATGGAGACAGCTTCAACAAACCAGCATACCCGATAAAACCTATAATCCCAAGCAGATAACCAAGTCTTCTTAAACCTACTAAATCAAGCAGTAAAACAAATACTGCAATCGCTGCAATACCTGCAAGCACTGATAGTAAATAATTGCCTGGCTTTAAGTTGTAGTTCTGCAACTCTTCGGTTATGATATACCCTTCTTTTTCTGCCATATCTTTAAAGTTTCTAATATTAACTTTTAAATCTTGCATGTCTTTTTGCAGATTCATTGTATTGGGCATTTTAAAAAGAAAGGTTCTAAGATTTCTTTCTCTAAGTGCAAGTCCATACCGATCAAGCACTTCTTTAGGCCCATATTTTCTTACCTCATCATCTGTAAGGGTATGCAATCTTGTTACTCTGAAGTCTTGTCCTTGTTGACTTGATTGCTTTGCAAGCAGCCCAAAGCCCTTCTGTTTATTTGAGAAAAATTCTACAAATCCTAATTGATGTTCACCTATATAATTAATCATTAGAGGTGATGTTGCCCCTGGTATTTCTGAATCTGAAAAGTAAATGGCTCCCACGCCAGCTACCTCTTGAAGCATATCTATAAGGTACTCAATAGACGCTTCACTTGGCTCTCCCCATCCTCTTATCTGTGGGGAAATCACATAGCCTAAGTCCGCTGCAACTTTTAAATCTTCTGTATTAAATCCCACACCAATGCTTGCAAGTACATTTGAAAAATCCCCAACTTCAACAAAATATGCGTCTTCAGAAACAAAAGATCTCACCGGAACATTTTTTAAAGATAAATCTTTGTATATAGTTTCCCATATATTTGCATTAGTTGTTACAATGTAGTTAAGCTGTGGTTTAATATCTGTAATGTCTTTATAAAATGCCTTAACGAGATAACCTTCAAATACCGTAACTTCACCTTGTTCTTTATAATTTGAAAGTTCTCCTCTTGAGGCTGGAAGTACTGTATTTTCTCTAACAAATAAAGTTGTTGCACCTGCTTCTTTAAACTCTAGAAGTACATCTTGAATACTTGTTTGTGTTTGTTCAGAAATATTAAGTACATCTGTATATCTAATCGCTATTTGCACATTTTTATAAGCTTCTTCTGCCCTTACCCTAAAGAACCCGACAACTAAACACGCTATTACAGAGATAGTTATTAGAATGTTCAGGATCATTCTTATTTGTTTTTTCATTTTTCCCTCCATGTAGATGACTTTTTATGGGTTATGCCTATTGTATAGTATACCCCCCTCTTACCATAACTGTAAGATCTTTAGTTGCAATAAGGCCTCTGCCATCTTCTCTTGGAATAATAAGAAGATGATATCTTGGAGCTATGCTATTCGCATTCACATCTACTCCTGCTGTCATATCTTGAATCCCTCCAGCTTCTGAACCTATTACTTTGGCTTCTCCGGCTCTAATAATAATCTCTGACCCTTGTTTTCCTAGTATGCTCTTTCCTTGAGGAACAGATACAACTTCGTATGTATTACTTTCTTGTTGTAATAACTTAATTTGACTTGAAAGTTCATTAATAAGCAGCTGCTGCGCTTGAAGCTGCTTATTAACGTCATTAGATGTACTTCCACCTGCTCCTAGGTCTGCAATTCTTTTATCTACATAACTTTTTGTAACCAAAGGGTCATTTGAAGTCCCAGGGCCATTATCCGAAGCATAAAGTGTTGTAACTGCTAATACTGCTGTTAAAAGAATAACTTTTATTTTTGTTTTCATAGTATACCTCCTCATAATTTTTAATATGATATTTTCTATTTTAAATTCTGATTTAATAGCTATCTTAAAGTTGCTTATTTAAAGGGTACAAAAGTATAATAAATCTCATTACCTACCACTTTAAATTGAAGATAATGACTGTCCTGTACATTATCTGATGCCACTACAAGCCCATTATTTCTAATATAACGAATACCATCTTCAATCTGTGTTTCTCGTTCTGTTCCCCCTGCATACACTACAAAAATATTTTTTCCAGTCATCTCTCTTTGTGTTTTAAGGTATTTATGAAGAGCCTTACCTTCTTCTATATCATCAAATTGAGTAAGTGGATTTTTGCTCATAATAAGAATAATATTTTTAGCAGCTGTCCCTTCTATATCCTTCTTAATATTTAACCATGCATTTAGTTCCGTTACTCTAAGTCCGCCTTTATCAGTCCCTGCAAAAATTACTCTCGTGTTATTATGATCTACTGTAGTATAAGCATTGGCATAAGTATAAGTCGGAATACTTATAGGTAGCTCAATGTTGTTTCCTGATGCAAATAACAGCATGCTTGCATTTTGAGATAGTTTATGGCCTATGCTTGTAATCGTTTCTTTACTTAAAACCATACTGTTCGTTTTAGTAGGTCCTATGATATTGATTGCATATTGATTACCTACTGAAGGCTGCAAGCTCGGTTTATAATACGGATCAAACCTATAATCATCTCTTAGGGCAATTCCCTCTCTATTTCTAAAACCTCTTGTAATAGAAACATGATCAATATAGACTACACTTGTTCTTTTTTCACTCACACTATTTGCATAGGTATAAAATTTAGTTATTTTAGCTGGTGCAGTCATCGTTTGTGGCAGTATCACACTTAGATATTTCCATCCTTCAAAATTCAAACTATCTGCAAGCTTAAGATAGAATTTTGCACCTTTTGCATCTACAACCTCAATTTTAGCTGTATCTCCTTGCTTTCTAGCATAAACCCACATGTTGATACTCATAGCATCTGCTGGGATTTCTATAGGTTGGCTAAAAATTGTATAGGCTACTTGCTTATTGGCTGTTTTAGCAAAGGTATAACTCATCTTGATTGCTGTATCTCCATGATATTTAAACTCTTTTGAAGGTTCAACTTTTCCTTGTACTGTGGTAGTGTTGCCACCCCATACTGCACTATTTTTTTCAAATGATTCAATAGGAACCGCAGTATCTCCTACAATAACGCCTAAATTTGCACTTACGCCTTTATAAGATGCAGTAAGTAATGCTAATGACTTTTGAGCTGCTGTAATTTGATTACCTTTACCGCTTACCTGCTCGCTGTTGCTTGTCCAGGTAACTTTATCTGCTGTTAAAGGCAGTTTATAGCCCTCCTTATCTACTCCAAATATCTGTATTACTTTTGAACTATTTGGTGCAATTTGCAAGTTAGAAGGTTCAATGCGTATTCCTGCTGGTTTATCAGATATGTAGATTTCTTTTGCGGCTTCTATGCCATTACTATTTACAATAACCAGCGCTTTTCCTGCTGTTTCAGGATAAAAAGTAAAGCCATTAAATGTTCCTGCCACACCACTTACTATCATCTTAACATTGCTGCTTGCAACGTTTACTGGATTATAATTTTTATCTGTCCCTTTAACACTGAATGTGATGGGCTCTCCGACAAAAGCTCTGTTCGTCGTTGCATCCAGATAAAGCCTACTTAAATGACCTGTCTGTTGTGTTGTAAATACACCTATACCATTAACAACTCTCCTTTGTGCACCATCCGAAGGTGTATTTTGCAGCTTAACTTCTGCTTCAGCTTCATTTCTTGCTACAAGTGTGGTTGAACCCCCTCCATCAAAATACATTGCGTCTTGGACACCGTAAGACTTAAGAAGTGTAACCAGATCCTTATGATTGGCACCAAGTGTCTTGTTTCTTCCATCTATAGCTATTAAAAGTATTTCACTAGATTGCTTAAGGGTAGCTATTACTGTTCTAGGTGCTCTTGTAGCTGGTGTAACCTTATGAGATGCCCCCGAGAACTCTTCACCGTTTTTCATGATGATGCCGCTGCCACCCACTCCAAGTTTAATATCTTCTACCATTTGTGTAACATTATTATTTAAATAGATTGTTTTTTGTATCTCAGCCTTTGTACCAACTGGCAGTTTACTATAGTAGGCATTTGCATCGTTAGTATTAATAAGCACTACATAGCCATTTCGAGGAATAGCGACCACTTCATCTTGCTTCGATAAATAAGTTACCTCATTGTTTTCGATGACTGCTGTATATACCCCTTTAAATCTTGCAAGCGCTTTGCTGGTATCTCTTTCATAAGTATAATCTAAAACAATAGGCCGACTAAGTGTAGTAGGTATATTATTATAGGCCGCCATACCTCCTATGGGCAAATCATTTACATAGAGCATAACTGATGTGCCATAGTAATCTATTAAAGGATTATTGCCCGTATCAATCAAAAATGTAGCCATAT
This genomic window from Cellulosilyticum sp. I15G10I2 contains:
- a CDS encoding S41 family peptidase, whose amino-acid sequence is MKYKHLLKAVSCGILGITLIVMTIGCTKNMIKSKYSQLKMNQISKLLNKSYLGELDNKKIEDSIYAGYISGLEDPFTRYLDEEAFKKQQVLEEGKYIGTGILFEWGLNGRYIIVTDIIPNSPAAVKKVKQGDKITEIDGIKVMLSNEGDLYKKLTYTGEEEVTYLVQENDGHQERNVNLKAEVIDIKSIDYELIEGNIGYIAISSIKDHISEELIKVVEELKLKGAQNFIIDIRNTYTNNVEEIHKLCTLFIDKQVIFKVKNKHGEVKEYKTSGALYEEPLTVIINGKTKGVLEAFAAAIQSSKRGKVVGEASAGLGLVTETIPLEDRTGLVISTGILYTSDNNSLKASGVKPDILIKNSLEGVIELITKGTLSQDNDLQLVEAIRAFY
- a CDS encoding murein hydrolase activator EnvC family protein, whose protein sequence is MRKKIALFLTLMLLLTPVYASSLGNKKNQLNNTKESIENTKKALENTVAQKENIRKDIQQVDHQIINIEDRILNLETSLGEKQVQLKKSEEDLEKAINKKDKQYSATKARMVQMYKNQKIGYIQVVFSSDNFWEAINRLEYIKRISKQDNELIDSYQKQVEAIDLKKADIEEEKAELDLLYKEQVAKKGELSAARSNKNKALFELAGKEEKLQAQIKEMQEISKKLEQEIKRLTELSTIKYAGGAFAWPVPGHYRISSEYNPRTNPISGKYEFHSGIDIPAPYGVSVVAAADGVVIASGWINGYGNTIMINHGSGLVTLYGHNSSLAVSVGQTVKKGQKVAGIGSTGYSTGNHLHFEVRKNGAHTNPWNYIKK
- the ftsX gene encoding permease-like cell division protein FtsX translates to MKLSTLKYLFKEGIVGLWKNRVMALASAGTIVLCLLILGMSYSIVTNVDYMLKQLEIKFGITAYVKEGILGNEILQLKSQVENIPYVAEVNYISKEDALKSFSEGSKDDSIFNDFVQDNPLPASFEINVTDIEYQSQVVQALSSIAELEVRYLQKETAMFMKINNTINTISLIIIGCLIVVGLLLMTNTIKLTVYIRRKEINIMKYIGATDWFIRLPFLIEGLVIGAIGALLSIIIIILSYSWLSEMLITNLMGMLNGLTLKETSDIMRALIPICMSIGTGIGFVGSGMAIHKHLKV
- the ftsE gene encoding cell division ATP-binding protein FtsE translates to MIYLQNVSKTYSNGAVGLNNTNISIEKGEFVFITGNSGSGKSTLLKLLLKEIEPCHGKIIINNKDITKLKRRQIPYLRRDIGIVFQDFRLLPNKTVYENVAFAMQIVGATGREIRKNVPITLGLVGLARKARCYPDELSGGEQQRTALARAIVNNSPILIADEPTGNLDPATSWEIMNCLQDINKRGVTIVMATHEREIVNTLKKRVIEITNGSVTKDMYEGGYDDEIEYSQVFV
- a CDS encoding PucR family transcriptional regulator — protein: MISNQILQNTIDGLKTITRRDFCIIDAESKVVVSTIQNSIGDYIPQVESFINSQAESQEMQGSHYFKIYDEYLVEYILSVSGVDDEAYKLGKIVAFQIKSLLVAYKERFDRDNFIKNLLLDNLLLVDIYTRAKKLHIKNNVKRIVYLIECNEKKDSNISDILRNIFPDKTRDFVTAVDEKNMILVKEVTSDDAAEIEGYAKMIYDTLSTEAMSKVYVAVGAVVSDLKDVSNSYKEATMALEVGKIFNCEGHISHYAKLGIGRIIYQLPLSLCKLFIKEVLKEKRVDSFDEETLMTVNKFFENSLNVSETSRQLYIHRNTLVYRLDKLLKTTGLDLRQFDDAIVFKITIMVSQYMDYMERQSQNRM
- a CDS encoding ABC transporter ATP-binding protein; the encoded protein is MAGLKLKNIEKRYPNGFVAVKDFNLDIEDKEFIIFVGPSGCGKSTTLRMIAGLEEISSGELWIGDKLCNDVAPKDRDIAMVFQNYALYPHMTVYDNMAFGLKLRKTPKDEIDRRVREAAKILDIDQCLDRKPKALSGGQRQRVAMGRAIVREPKVFLMDEPLSNLDAKLRVQMRTEISKMHHRLQTTFVYVTHDQVEAMTLGTRIVVLKDGVIQQVDSPSKLYSQPNNLFVAGFMGSPQMNMIEAKVAKRGEDVVLAFGKAEVKLPKEKAQKVLDGGYVGKEVMMGIRPEHISDPSVLVDNENEKYAVATATVEVVELLGSEKNYYMVCEGYNVTGRFETSCKAVVDDTIKIVMDTTKIHVFDLDTQLTITN
- a CDS encoding WecB/TagA/CpsF family glycosyltransferase — encoded protein: MQEKIEVLGVPFDNVTMNEAATRVSQFVASPEVHTVFTPNPEIIMLAKKNEKLFAILKKASLVVPDGIGVVIASKIRKGGILKERVAGYDLVQNTMKQAAGKGYKYYFLGSKPGVAKEAAKQMAITYPGIQIVGTHDGYFKPEETFDIIEDINKSKANILLVALGAPKQEIWIDENKHLLKHVKVLIGVGGSLDVMAGVAKRAPLLFQKTGLEWFYRLMKQPTRITRMMVLPQFLIEVMLNKEEKK